Proteins from a genomic interval of Poecile atricapillus isolate bPoeAtr1 chromosome 1, bPoeAtr1.hap1, whole genome shotgun sequence:
- the LOC131574725 gene encoding inner centromere protein-like, with protein MKQKREERLRKALQARERAEQMEEKKKKRMEQKILQSDEKVKEEKVAEDRSKRKGSKKHGEVEARRQKALKGEENEQQEPLQKREDEVKERGKTVLELKNLLEQQQLGQAKERDPKQRGKEKPPQAQQEPAVLAGKATKGKESPKELPLGPGLDKRYEPPECLFPALNVWLQAEREADGQQQPGEEKKPIQPAAPGTWPNKAVKKSLSTSCLGSLKGAQGPGSPPANENSYGLDLNSDDSTDDESNPRKPVPAWADGAQLQQAITHQYYNPPDLDALFGAIPSPRLEHIFYKSKPRYFKRTSSAVWHSPPGPSCGPSCTFQS; from the exons ATGAAGCA GAAGCGGGAAGAGCGTCTGAGGAAGGCCCTGCAGGCTCGGGAGCGTGCAGAACAgatggaggaaaagaagaaaaagcgGATGGAGCAGAAGATCCTGCAGAGTGATGAGAAG GTGAAGGAAGAGAAGGTGGCAGAGGACCGGAGCAAGAGGAAAGGGTCCAAGAAACACGGGGAAGTGGAGGCACGGAGGCAGAAAGCCCTGAAAGGG gaggaaaatgagCAGCAAGAACCACTGCAGAAAAGGGAGGATGAAGtgaaggaaagggggaagaCAGTCTTGGAACTGAAGAACCTTCTGGAGCAGCAACAACTGGGACAAGCGAAGGAGAG GGATCCCAAGCAGCGAGGGAAGGAGAAGCCCCCCCAAGcacagcaggagccagcagtgttGGCTGGCAAGGCCACCAAG GGGAAAGAAAGTCCCAAAGAGCTGCCCCTTGGGCCTGGGCTGGACAAAAGATATGAGCCACCAGAATGCCTTTTCCCAGCTCTTAATGTCTGGCTCCAAGCAGAGAGG GAAGCTGATGGTCAACAGCAGCcgggagaggagaaaaagcccATTCAACCAGCTGCCCCTGGGACATGGCCGAACAAAGCCGTCAAG AAATCCCTCTCCACATCCTGCCTCGGGTCCCTGAAGGGTGCTCAAGGACCAGGGTCACCCCCAGCCAATGAGAACAGCTACGGGCTGGATCTGAACAGCGATGACTCCACAGATGATGAGAGCAACCCACGGAaacctgtccctgcctgggctgATG gggcacagctccagcaggccATCACGCACCAGTACTACAACCCCCCTGACCTGGACGCGCTGTTTGGggccatccccagccccaggctggagcacatcTTCTACAAGAGCAAACCCCGCTACTTCAAGCGCACGAGCTCGGCCGTGTGGCACTCCCCGCCTGGCCCCTCCTGCGGCCCCTCCTGCACCTTCCAGAGCTGA